The region CGCCCGTCAGGTCCAGGCCGGGATAGACCGCACCGGCCAGGGCCCGGCAGGCGGCGAGGCTGCCTGGCCGCGCGGCGATCGTCGTCCAGGGGGCGGTGTCGGCGCGCTCCACCCGCTTGGCCATCACCGGGGTGAGGGCGCCGACGGCAAAGCCGAATTTGCCGTAGAAGCCATGGTGCTTGGGGCTGTCGGGGAAGGTGAACAGGCCCAGTTGCCGGGTGCCCCAGGCCGCGAACAGGGCCATGGTGCGTTCCAGCAGTTGGCGCGCGATGCCCTGGTCCCACAGGTCGGGGCGGATGGTCAGCGGGCCGAAGAAGCCGAAGCTGCCCCAGTTGGCGGCGAAGTTGGAGCCGACCAGTTCGCCGTCGCGGAAGGCGCCCAGGGTGGCCTGCGGGTCGGCGTGCCAGCGCGGAGCGATCAGGGCAGCGTCGCCCATGAAGCTCGACGGCTCGGGCAGCCCCACGAAGGTGCCGAAGGCCAGGCGGAAGATGCGGTCGGCGGCGGCAAGGTCGGCTTCGGCCAGGGGCCGGATCTCGATGTCCATGGCGGTGCTTTCGGGGTTACGGCATGACCACGGCGAGGTAGGGCGCGGTCGGCTTGTCCGCGGCGCCCGCCATCGCCGGGGCGGCATGATGCACGGGTTTCAGGCTTTTGAGATAGGCCGCAAGGGCCTGGGCGTCGGCATCGGACAAGGCGCCATAGTGGCCATAGGGCATCGCCGGCGCCAGCACCCGGCCATCGGGCCGCACGCCGGTGCGCACCGCGGCGACGATCTGCGCCGCCGTCCAGGTGCCCAGGCCCGTTTCCCTGTCCGGCGTCAGGTTGGGCGGGTAGAAGATGCCCAGGCCCGGAATCTGGAAACCCACCGTCGAGCCGGCGAGGTAGCGCTCGGGATCGGGCTTGCCCAGCAAGGCCCCGGTGGTGTGGCAGCCGCCGCAGTCCATGATGGTGGCGAGATATTCGCCGCGCTCGACCTGGTCGTCGGCGCGGGCGGGAGCGGTCAGGGCGGCGGCGATCACCGCCCCGATGATGAAAGTGTCGCGCATGGGTGGGCCTGTCGGCTGCGGTTTCGATACGAAAGACTTATAATGAGATAATTATCTTATAACAAGATAAAAGTCTCCATGCTTCCATCGAGCGCGACACCCCCTACATTGACGCCCCCGTCCCCCTCCCTACATTGCAGCCGCAAACCAAGGGAATCCGCGATGATCCAGGAGCTGAACGAGCGTTCACGCCAGATCTTCCGCACGATCGTCGAGGCCTATCTCGAGACCGGCGAGCCCGTCGGCTCGCGCACGCTGTCGCAGCGCTTGGGCTTTCCCCTGTCGCCCGCCTCGATCCGCAACGTCATGTCGGATCTGGAGGCGGCGGGCCTGCTCCATGCGCCCCACCATTCGGCCGGGCGCCTGCCGACCGACGCAGGGCTTCGCATCTTCGTCGAC is a window of Oleomonas cavernae DNA encoding:
- a CDS encoding GNAT family N-acetyltransferase; protein product: MDIEIRPLAEADLAAADRIFRLAFGTFVGLPEPSSFMGDAALIAPRWHADPQATLGAFRDGELVGSNFAANWGSFGFFGPLTIRPDLWDQGIARQLLERTMALFAAWGTRQLGLFTFPDSPKHHGFYGKFGFAVGALTPVMAKRVERADTAPWTTIAARPGSLAACRALAGAVYPGLDLTGEIAAVAAQKLGDTVLVHDGTELVAFAVCHAGAGTEAGSDTVYVKFGAAKPGAADAFDRLLAACEAYAHGLGATALMAGTNAARSRALALMEARGFKVAFEGVAMLRDGAAGYNRAECLVMDDWR
- a CDS encoding c-type cytochrome, giving the protein MRDTFIIGAVIAAALTAPARADDQVERGEYLATIMDCGGCHTTGALLGKPDPERYLAGSTVGFQIPGLGIFYPPNLTPDRETGLGTWTAAQIVAAVRTGVRPDGRVLAPAMPYGHYGALSDADAQALAAYLKSLKPVHHAAPAMAGAADKPTAPYLAVVMP